In the Bifidobacterium catenulatum PV20-2 genome, one interval contains:
- a CDS encoding NAD(P)/FAD-dependent oxidoreductase has translation MTQKQSVVIIGGGPAGLTAAWELVKDGGSENYDVTVLEATREFGGISRTVKHDGNRMDIGGHRFFSKDERIMDWWKGVLPLQGAPSYDDKKLGREHDMEPGGPDPEVEDKVMLKRHRVSRIYWNRHFFDYPISLSANTLKAMGPKLTLVAGFSYLKSMVHKLPEDNLENFYINRFGRKLYSMFFEGYTEKLWGRHPSQISADWGAQRVKGLSIMGVLKNAFQKLLPKKRSNAEVETSLIEEFWYPKYGPGQLWETVEANCEAAGVKVITDANVVEIRQADGKIASVVYEDSEGNRTEMAADDFISSMPVKDLINAVDASSKPAPKDMTEIANGLPYRDFVTVGLLVNHLRLPNTTDIPTLGNPPIVPDCWIYVQDPGYKVGRLQIFNNWSPYLVKDVDNTVWIGLEYFCEEGDSFWNMSDEEAKKFAIQELTRMQIINGPQDVIDSHRERVKKAYPAYFDTYDRMSELVEYLDSFGNLYCVGRNGQHRYNNMDHSMATAIEAVGNIKNGKTSKKNVWSVNTDKSYHEEK, from the coding sequence GTGACGCAAAAGCAATCCGTGGTGATTATCGGCGGTGGCCCTGCAGGCCTGACCGCCGCTTGGGAGCTCGTCAAGGACGGTGGCTCCGAGAACTACGACGTGACCGTGTTGGAAGCGACCCGCGAATTCGGCGGCATCTCCCGCACCGTCAAGCATGATGGCAACCGTATGGATATTGGTGGCCATCGTTTCTTCTCGAAGGACGAACGCATCATGGATTGGTGGAAGGGGGTCCTGCCGCTGCAGGGCGCGCCAAGCTATGATGACAAGAAGCTCGGTCGTGAGCACGATATGGAACCGGGCGGACCGGATCCGGAAGTCGAAGACAAGGTGATGCTCAAGCGTCATCGCGTGTCTCGTATTTACTGGAACCGCCACTTCTTTGACTACCCGATTTCCCTGAGTGCCAACACGTTGAAGGCCATGGGTCCGAAGCTTACGTTGGTTGCCGGTTTCAGCTATCTGAAGTCCATGGTGCACAAGCTGCCGGAAGACAATCTGGAGAACTTCTACATCAATCGTTTCGGCCGCAAGCTGTATTCCATGTTCTTCGAGGGGTATACCGAGAAGCTGTGGGGTCGCCATCCGTCCCAGATTTCCGCCGATTGGGGTGCGCAGCGCGTCAAGGGCCTGAGCATTATGGGCGTGCTGAAGAACGCGTTCCAGAAGCTCTTGCCGAAGAAGCGCAGCAATGCTGAGGTTGAAACCTCGCTGATTGAGGAATTCTGGTATCCGAAGTATGGTCCGGGCCAGCTGTGGGAAACCGTGGAGGCCAACTGCGAGGCCGCGGGCGTGAAAGTCATTACCGATGCCAATGTGGTGGAGATTCGCCAGGCTGACGGCAAGATCGCTTCCGTGGTGTATGAGGATTCCGAAGGCAATCGTACCGAAATGGCTGCGGACGACTTCATTTCTTCCATGCCGGTCAAGGATCTCATCAACGCCGTGGATGCTTCCAGCAAGCCCGCGCCGAAGGATATGACCGAAATCGCTAACGGCCTGCCGTACCGTGATTTCGTGACCGTCGGTCTGCTCGTCAATCATCTGCGCTTGCCGAACACCACCGACATTCCCACCCTTGGCAATCCGCCGATCGTGCCTGATTGCTGGATTTATGTGCAGGATCCGGGCTATAAGGTCGGCCGCCTGCAGATCTTCAACAACTGGAGCCCGTATCTGGTTAAGGATGTTGACAACACCGTGTGGATCGGCCTTGAATACTTCTGCGAGGAGGGTGATTCCTTCTGGAACATGTCTGACGAGGAGGCGAAGAAGTTCGCCATCCAGGAGCTCACCCGCATGCAGATCATCAACGGCCCGCAGGACGTGATCGATTCCCATCGTGAGCGCGTGAAGAAGGCGTATCCGGCCTACTTCGACACGTACGACCGCATGTCTGAGCTCGTGGAATACCTTGATTCCTTCGGTAATCTGTACTGTGTCGGCCGTAACGGCCAGCACCGCTACAACAACATGGATCATTCCATGGCAACCGCCATCGAGGCCGTCGGCAATATCAAGAATGGCAAGACGTCCAAGAAGAACGTGTGGTCCGTCAATACCGACAAGAGCTACCACGAGGAAAAGTAA
- a CDS encoding GNAT family N-acetyltransferase, with product MPENLEAATQEQSNQQSRELPDRIVVPPIKGEMVHLRPAVIEDLDRMDAIEAYVGASGITGKDRVAERGAVRAWVRRSVAWSQGEAPSESGVGDPESRRTIAWSIVTEADHDGDGEIDAANSDNVIGMIFLIDVDGWARSARIQVVLGKDYRGRGYSRDIMPRVMAYGLAPEPSGLGMHRIWVAVPEQNTRSVSVYQSLGFVPSGRSRDALWNASQNRYQDLIVMDTLVDEFDPIRSLDAFGMHVIEDNPGVKEALSAREHSIAIRLNSKKDVKHDVESAHGDEAKSATITESAQETAFGAAGESNAPQQKRKNAEGVNAARQSERDDRKPVNGDADDQNSWPYTAGERKTSKEAWWRTLGRGRKRDVEGK from the coding sequence ATGCCAGAGAATCTTGAGGCTGCAACACAGGAGCAGTCGAATCAGCAGTCGCGTGAATTGCCGGATCGTATCGTTGTGCCGCCTATCAAGGGCGAGATGGTGCATCTGCGCCCGGCCGTGATCGAGGATCTCGACCGCATGGACGCCATCGAGGCGTACGTCGGCGCTTCCGGAATCACCGGTAAGGACCGGGTTGCCGAGCGTGGCGCGGTGCGTGCGTGGGTGCGTCGTTCCGTGGCATGGTCCCAAGGCGAGGCTCCATCCGAATCCGGTGTGGGGGACCCGGAATCACGTCGCACGATCGCATGGTCCATCGTCACTGAAGCCGATCATGATGGCGATGGTGAGATTGATGCCGCGAATTCCGACAATGTGATCGGCATGATTTTCCTGATCGATGTTGACGGTTGGGCCCGTTCCGCCCGCATTCAGGTGGTGCTTGGCAAGGATTACCGGGGCCGTGGCTATTCGCGAGACATCATGCCGCGCGTGATGGCGTACGGTCTTGCGCCGGAGCCGTCAGGCCTTGGCATGCATCGCATTTGGGTCGCCGTGCCCGAACAGAATACGCGTTCCGTGTCCGTGTACCAGTCGTTGGGATTCGTGCCTTCCGGCCGCTCCCGCGACGCCCTGTGGAACGCCTCGCAGAACCGTTACCAGGATTTGATCGTTATGGATACGCTGGTTGACGAGTTTGATCCGATCCGATCGCTTGACGCGTTCGGCATGCACGTGATCGAAGACAATCCGGGCGTCAAGGAGGCTTTGAGCGCACGTGAGCATTCGATCGCCATTCGTTTGAATAGCAAGAAGGACGTGAAGCATGATGTGGAAAGCGCGCATGGAGACGAAGCCAAGTCCGCAACCATCACGGAATCCGCGCAGGAAACAGCTTTCGGTGCGGCAGGCGAATCGAACGCACCTCAGCAGAAGCGGAAGAACGCCGAAGGCGTGAATGCTGCACGGCAAAGCGAGCGTGATGATCGCAAGCCCGTTAATGGTGATGCCGATGATCAAAACAGCTGGCCGTATACGGCTGGCGAGCGCAAGACGTCGAAGGAAGCTTGGTGGCGTACGCTCGGTCGTGGTCGCAAGCGTGATGTGGAAGGTAAGTGA
- a CDS encoding DUF2469 domain-containing protein: MSAEDLDNYETDAELALYKEYRDVIKLFTYVVETERRFYLANKVDFNVRSAGQDVYFDVRLTDAWVWDVYRSSRFVKNVRIVTFKDVNVEEVQKTDIDIPDSI, encoded by the coding sequence ATGAGCGCCGAGGATCTCGATAATTACGAAACCGACGCAGAACTGGCTTTGTATAAGGAATATCGCGACGTTATTAAATTATTTACTTACGTTGTTGAGACGGAGCGTCGTTTTTATCTGGCAAATAAAGTCGATTTCAACGTGCGTTCCGCCGGTCAGGACGTGTATTTCGACGTGCGTTTGACCGACGCGTGGGTGTGGGATGTCTATCGTTCCAGCCGTTTCGTCAAGAATGTGCGTATCGTCACTTTCAAGGACGTCAATGTCGAGGAAGTGCAGAAAACCGATATCGACATTCCTGATTCCATATAG